The proteins below are encoded in one region of Rhizobium sp. 9140:
- a CDS encoding phage tail length tape measure family protein, whose protein sequence is MTAAYRIAIGVTVDPSGAKTGGTEARNAVAAIGKQAEAVAPKVQAVTTALGKLKEAANNNTTRLDDLSAYGREMDRLQARFDPMFAVMQRHRQALTDIANAEKVGAISASTAIEARIRETRAMQEQAGAAERLAARQKQQAQSIVEARTITPNRGADIEAYLKEMDRLQARFDPMFALMERHRKALLDINEAERVGAISASTAIDARIRETRAMEEQAGAAERLAARRKQSAQSIVQSQMIQPDRSADITAFMDERDRLRQAYNPRYAALTAYRKTIEDIRQANRVGAISHDEMTAAISRERQATLGLIQSRKGITGSKGLRPDQQANLFTQGVDTVQSLALGMPITQVILQQGPQAMQIYGSMGNAAKAAMAAITPLRVGIAGTTAAVVLGAMAWNDYLGSIKEVETAASGIGRATAGSAASMEAAAQNGAAAAGISVASARTMEAQFLRTGRIASENFEQLIAISKNFGATIGVSADEAGAALAEMFADPSKAIDTLYRQYGLVDAATAEYARRLTAQNRLTEAQQVLLAALPGRLANASEATTALGRAWNSVAKAASDAYDWMGKSIDRSFNGPSPADALAEATERYDAARRSQAKSKGSILGDGFFDSDVETARTELERLRQEDMERRGNEARDREQEKRRAAARGALDTANASPATAAARARRDLEDSLIKAQSGLDAPGLLDSQRADITATIDAKKRALETLIPAQERANQLAALDIRIQTERNPVVLAGLMADRERLQLAGEEITTAEASSRIAAARNRVIQETLAASRLQSAELVEEVEARRRLNDQVAAGNITASQAEALLRTEIQLRPLAAAAAAAQGEEQRKLAEALAAAKDAAAASELEQRRAGAIDVIKGQDDDLERLRLEKTLVGASTAEREKALAVLEAEQMIRARGYSALSAEAEQIRRNAREIANQTAEVEKATAAWQMFQSAGETAIDNVLGSLLKGDFKGALNGLLGDVGKFFQELGSNSIKNMLLGGDRPELSDVLGRFLKGAPVAANQNTPTASGFQSYAAPLIPVTREPLGAVTDVESFIRTWAPKYNINADTAVRVAQSEGGLSSWNLQSGYVKNGIREQSYGPFQLYKGGGLGNVFQKQTGLDPALAANGPEATKFALQQASQNGWGAWYGAKRVGIGNWDGIGKNNEGADTASKALEKLATTGQSASKTVGNLSSTASVATEGLGTFGSGLGQVGQNMANFFPAAPSSGGGGILGSLLTAFLPTFVPNGAQSTFAVNNPGKGLYDVGGYTGNGGRGDIAGFVHGQEYVVKASVVAQPGVRRMLEGLNSGRGYDKGGFVAKIGAPASVYPSQGQSRMASAANDPVRAGKSEINVYVDNPRGDRDIEDAVDRGVAKGLRAYDKNLPARFDQIKKRPYVRGQ, encoded by the coding sequence ATGACGGCCGCCTATCGCATCGCGATCGGCGTCACCGTCGATCCGTCCGGCGCCAAGACCGGCGGCACGGAGGCGCGCAATGCCGTCGCGGCCATCGGTAAGCAGGCGGAGGCGGTCGCGCCGAAGGTCCAGGCTGTCACGACGGCGCTCGGCAAGCTCAAGGAAGCTGCCAACAACAACACGACCCGCTTGGACGATCTCTCCGCCTATGGCCGCGAGATGGACCGCCTGCAGGCGCGCTTCGATCCGATGTTCGCGGTCATGCAGCGCCATCGGCAGGCGTTGACCGATATCGCCAATGCCGAGAAGGTCGGCGCAATCTCGGCCTCAACCGCGATCGAGGCGCGGATCCGCGAGACGCGCGCGATGCAGGAACAGGCGGGTGCCGCCGAGCGGCTTGCGGCACGCCAGAAGCAGCAGGCGCAATCGATCGTTGAAGCGAGGACGATCACGCCGAACCGTGGCGCCGATATCGAGGCGTACCTGAAGGAGATGGACCGCCTGCAGGCGCGGTTCGATCCGATGTTCGCCTTGATGGAACGCCATCGCAAGGCGCTCCTCGATATCAACGAGGCCGAGCGCGTCGGTGCGATCTCGGCGTCCACCGCCATTGATGCGAGGATCCGCGAAACACGGGCTATGGAAGAGCAGGCCGGTGCGGCCGAGCGCCTCGCTGCCCGGCGTAAGCAGTCTGCACAGTCCATCGTCCAGTCGCAGATGATCCAGCCGGACCGCAGCGCTGACATCACCGCCTTCATGGACGAACGCGATCGGCTGCGGCAGGCCTACAATCCGCGCTATGCGGCTCTCACGGCCTATCGCAAGACAATCGAGGACATCCGTCAGGCCAACAGGGTCGGCGCGATCTCGCACGACGAGATGACGGCGGCGATCAGCCGTGAGCGTCAGGCGACGCTCGGGCTGATCCAGTCGCGCAAGGGCATCACGGGTAGCAAGGGCCTGCGTCCGGACCAACAGGCAAACCTCTTCACGCAAGGCGTGGACACCGTCCAGTCGCTGGCGCTGGGCATGCCCATCACCCAGGTCATTCTGCAGCAGGGTCCGCAGGCCATGCAGATCTACGGCAGCATGGGAAATGCCGCCAAGGCAGCCATGGCCGCGATCACGCCGCTGCGGGTCGGTATTGCCGGCACGACAGCGGCCGTCGTCCTCGGCGCCATGGCCTGGAACGACTATCTCGGCTCCATCAAGGAAGTCGAGACCGCAGCGTCCGGGATTGGTCGCGCGACTGCCGGCAGTGCCGCGAGCATGGAGGCGGCGGCTCAGAACGGCGCAGCGGCGGCCGGGATCTCCGTCGCGTCGGCCCGTACGATGGAAGCGCAGTTCCTGCGGACCGGCCGGATCGCCTCGGAGAACTTCGAGCAGCTGATCGCCATCAGCAAGAATTTCGGCGCGACGATCGGCGTGTCGGCCGACGAGGCGGGCGCGGCACTGGCCGAGATGTTCGCCGATCCGTCCAAGGCGATCGACACCCTCTACCGCCAATATGGGCTGGTCGATGCGGCGACCGCCGAGTATGCGCGCCGCCTGACGGCACAGAACCGGCTCACTGAAGCGCAGCAGGTCTTGCTGGCTGCTCTTCCGGGCCGGCTGGCCAACGCCAGCGAAGCGACCACGGCGCTTGGTCGTGCTTGGAACAGTGTCGCCAAGGCTGCGAGTGATGCTTACGACTGGATGGGGAAATCCATCGATCGGTCTTTCAACGGCCCGTCTCCGGCCGACGCTCTGGCTGAAGCGACCGAAAGATATGATGCGGCGAGGCGATCTCAGGCCAAGAGTAAGGGCAGCATACTCGGCGACGGCTTTTTCGACAGCGACGTAGAAACGGCGCGTACCGAACTCGAACGTCTCCGGCAGGAAGACATGGAGCGGCGCGGCAACGAGGCGCGCGATCGCGAACAGGAAAAGCGCCGTGCCGCGGCTCGAGGCGCACTCGACACCGCCAACGCCAGCCCGGCAACGGCGGCAGCGCGTGCCCGCCGCGATCTTGAGGACAGCCTCATCAAGGCCCAAAGCGGCCTTGACGCACCTGGTCTTCTCGACAGCCAACGCGCTGACATAACGGCCACGATCGACGCCAAGAAGCGCGCGCTCGAAACCCTGATCCCGGCGCAGGAGCGCGCCAACCAACTCGCGGCACTCGACATCCGCATCCAGACGGAACGAAACCCTGTGGTGCTCGCAGGCTTGATGGCTGATCGGGAGCGCCTGCAGCTGGCCGGTGAGGAAATCACCACGGCCGAGGCATCGTCCCGCATTGCCGCTGCACGCAACCGCGTCATCCAAGAGACGCTCGCCGCCTCCCGCCTTCAGTCGGCCGAGCTGGTCGAGGAGGTCGAAGCACGGCGCCGCCTTAACGATCAGGTCGCGGCCGGCAATATCACGGCGAGCCAAGCCGAGGCTCTTCTGCGCACGGAAATCCAACTCCGCCCGCTTGCCGCCGCTGCGGCCGCTGCCCAGGGCGAGGAACAGAGGAAGCTGGCCGAGGCGCTGGCGGCTGCGAAGGATGCGGCAGCTGCCAGCGAGCTTGAGCAACGCCGCGCCGGCGCGATCGACGTCATCAAGGGGCAGGATGACGATCTGGAGCGCTTGCGCCTTGAGAAGACGCTGGTCGGCGCCAGCACGGCCGAACGCGAAAAGGCTTTGGCGGTTCTCGAAGCCGAGCAGATGATCCGGGCGCGCGGCTATTCGGCTCTGTCGGCCGAGGCCGAGCAGATCCGGCGCAACGCGCGGGAGATCGCCAACCAGACAGCGGAGGTCGAGAAGGCCACGGCGGCATGGCAGATGTTCCAGTCCGCCGGCGAAACCGCGATCGACAACGTCCTCGGCTCGCTTCTTAAAGGCGACTTCAAAGGTGCGTTGAACGGCCTTCTCGGTGATGTCGGCAAGTTCTTCCAGGAGCTGGGCTCGAACTCGATCAAAAACATGCTTCTGGGCGGCGATCGTCCGGAGCTGTCGGATGTGCTCGGCCGTTTCCTGAAAGGTGCGCCGGTCGCGGCCAACCAGAACACACCGACAGCAAGCGGCTTTCAGTCCTACGCCGCTCCGCTGATCCCTGTCACACGCGAACCGCTGGGCGCCGTAACGGATGTCGAATCCTTCATCCGCACCTGGGCACCGAAATACAACATCAATGCCGACACTGCGGTGAGGGTTGCTCAATCCGAAGGCGGCTTGAGCAGTTGGAACCTGCAGTCTGGCTACGTGAAGAACGGTATCCGTGAACAATCCTACGGACCGTTTCAGCTCTACAAGGGCGGCGGTCTGGGGAATGTCTTCCAGAAGCAGACCGGTCTGGACCCGGCGCTGGCGGCAAACGGCCCCGAGGCAACCAAGTTTGCTCTCCAGCAGGCATCACAGAACGGCTGGGGCGCTTGGTATGGCGCGAAGCGCGTCGGTATCGGCAATTGGGACGGCATCGGGAAGAATAATGAAGGCGCCGATACGGCGTCCAAGGCGCTGGAAAAGCTGGCGACGACGGGCCAGTCCGCAAGCAAGACGGTCGGAAATCTTTCGAGCACGGCATCGGTTGCTACGGAAGGGCTCGGCACGTTCGGGAGCGGTCTCGGACAGGTCGGTCAGAACATGGCCAATTTCTTCCCGGCCGCACCATCGTCTGGCGGCGGCGGAATTCTCGGCTCGCTGCTGACAGCCTTTCTCCCGACCTTCGTGCCGAACGGCGCGCAGTCCACGTTCGCCGTCAACAATCCGGGCAAGGGTCTGTACGACGTCGGCGGCTACACCGGGAACGGCGGACGGGGCGATATTGCCGGTTTCGTCCATGGGCAAGAATACGTCGTCAAGGCCAGCGTCGTCGCACAGCCCGGCGTTCGCCGTATGCTCGAAGGTCTGAACTCCGGACGCGGCTATGACAAGGGAGGCTTTGTCGCCAAGATCGGCGCGCCGGCTTCTGTTTACCCCTCACAGGGCCAGAGCAGGATGGCGTCGGCTGCCAACGACCCGGTGCGTGCCGGCAAGTCTGAAATCAACGTCTACGTCGATAACCCGCGCGGCGATCGCGACATCGAGGACGCCGTTGATCGGGGTGTCGCCAAGGGCCTTCGCGCCTACGACAAGAACCTGCCGGCCCGCTTCGATCAGATCAAGAAGCGCCCGTATGTGAGGGGCCAATGA
- a CDS encoding DNA adenine methylase: MPFEDGFRDVVNTQPPAAWIGGKRTLAPRLVKMIADIPHTTYAEPFVGMGGVFFRRRSAPRHEVINDRNGDVVNLFRILQRHYPQFMDCLKFQITSRREFERLKACDPSTLTDLERAARFIYLQKLAFGGKVSGQTFGVVHEGGSRFNLTRLAPMLEDVHERLAGVVIENLDWLAFIDRYDRPGALFYLDPPYFGSEGDYGAALFGRDQFEVMAERLGRLKGNFVLSINDAPQTRQLFGAFDVVDVDLLYSVAGGKGVQARELIVRS, encoded by the coding sequence ATGCCCTTTGAAGACGGCTTTAGAGACGTAGTTAATACCCAGCCACCAGCCGCATGGATCGGTGGAAAACGGACCTTGGCCCCGCGCTTGGTCAAGATGATCGCCGACATTCCGCACACGACCTATGCAGAGCCGTTCGTAGGCATGGGCGGCGTGTTCTTCCGTCGCCGATCGGCGCCTCGGCATGAGGTCATCAACGACAGAAACGGGGACGTCGTGAACCTGTTTCGCATCCTTCAGCGGCACTATCCGCAGTTCATGGATTGCCTCAAATTCCAGATCACCAGCCGTCGCGAGTTCGAGCGCTTGAAGGCGTGCGACCCCTCTACGCTGACGGACCTCGAACGCGCAGCGCGCTTCATCTATCTCCAGAAGCTTGCCTTCGGCGGCAAGGTATCGGGCCAGACGTTCGGTGTGGTGCACGAGGGCGGGTCTCGGTTCAATCTCACGCGGCTTGCTCCTATGCTCGAGGACGTGCATGAGCGCCTTGCCGGTGTGGTGATCGAGAACCTCGACTGGCTGGCCTTTATCGATCGTTACGATCGGCCCGGCGCGCTCTTCTATCTCGACCCGCCATACTTCGGCAGCGAGGGCGACTATGGTGCTGCCCTGTTCGGACGTGATCAGTTCGAGGTGATGGCCGAACGCCTCGGTAGGCTGAAGGGGAATTTCGTCCTATCGATCAACGATGCCCCTCAGACGCGGCAGCTGTTTGGCGCATTTGACGTTGTTGATGTGGATCTGCTTTATTCTGTCGCGGGCGGCAAAGGCGTTCAGGCCCGTGAACTGATTGTGAGGTCTTAA
- a CDS encoding DUF1799 domain-containing protein gives MTFVMDDDDAEPDDDEIALVIQNAASLSGFIACSTQWRAASNKNGVLFIGLDYAACKIVLDAEGYEPDVFRDLRVIEDAVLPLFNDGDPASAEEDEE, from the coding sequence GTGACGTTCGTCATGGACGATGACGATGCTGAACCCGACGACGATGAGATTGCCCTCGTGATCCAGAACGCCGCCAGTCTTTCCGGTTTCATCGCGTGCTCGACGCAGTGGAGAGCGGCGTCGAACAAGAACGGCGTCTTGTTCATTGGCCTCGACTATGCCGCCTGCAAGATCGTGCTCGATGCCGAGGGCTATGAGCCCGACGTGTTCCGGGATCTTCGCGTCATCGAGGACGCCGTCCTGCCGCTCTTCAACGACGGCGACCCGGCCTCCGCCGAGGAGGACGAGGAATGA
- a CDS encoding XRE family transcriptional regulator: MARPESAPKTELAARLREFRRQMGDPERDEFARGLGVGKTTLASYERGETEPTASVLNAYREKYGANLIWFVTGKGEAVEANQRVQPADLPAEFIRLPQYDVAASAGRGVISYVEHAANEVTFEKRFLRALGAQPESCFLMWAKGDSMLPTFPDGAMLIVDQSQQTVDDGRIYVFNAEGNLLVKRARWRFDGSLDLMSDNVAGNYPVESFVTDRIVDLIVVGRVVWYGRSA, translated from the coding sequence ATGGCGCGTCCTGAATCCGCACCTAAGACCGAGCTGGCAGCACGGCTTCGAGAGTTTCGCCGACAGATGGGCGATCCTGAACGAGATGAATTTGCGCGCGGGCTGGGCGTCGGAAAGACAACGCTTGCCTCGTACGAACGAGGCGAGACCGAGCCGACAGCCTCAGTGTTGAACGCCTATCGGGAAAAGTATGGTGCTAACTTGATTTGGTTTGTCACCGGCAAAGGCGAAGCCGTTGAGGCCAACCAGCGCGTACAACCGGCTGATCTACCGGCTGAGTTCATCCGCTTGCCGCAGTACGATGTCGCAGCCTCAGCCGGGCGGGGTGTGATTTCGTACGTAGAACACGCCGCTAACGAGGTGACGTTCGAGAAGCGGTTCCTTCGTGCTCTCGGTGCGCAGCCTGAAAGCTGTTTCCTCATGTGGGCGAAGGGGGACAGCATGTTGCCGACCTTTCCAGATGGGGCCATGCTGATCGTCGATCAAAGCCAACAGACTGTCGATGACGGCCGGATCTACGTCTTTAACGCTGAGGGCAATTTGCTCGTGAAACGCGCCAGATGGCGCTTTGACGGCAGTCTCGACCTGATGTCGGACAACGTTGCCGGAAATTACCCGGTAGAAAGCTTCGTGACAGACCGCATCGTCGATCTGATCGTGGTCGGACGCGTTGTATGGTACGGCCGTTCCGCATAG
- a CDS encoding helix-turn-helix domain-containing protein, with protein sequence MTKPRKWDRHAILGELRRRGMTLTKLAEINNVSPGGFRTIWNRPNAKSEQAIADFLGEPVEQLFPDRYPKTTSKILSPKYANAGRSAA encoded by the coding sequence ATGACCAAGCCCCGAAAGTGGGACCGTCACGCCATCCTCGGCGAACTTCGCCGCCGTGGGATGACCTTAACGAAACTGGCAGAAATCAACAATGTCAGTCCTGGGGGTTTCCGCACGATCTGGAACCGCCCCAACGCGAAATCCGAGCAGGCGATTGCCGACTTCCTCGGCGAACCCGTCGAGCAGCTTTTTCCTGATCGTTATCCCAAGACGACATCCAAGATCCTTTCGCCCAAGTATGCCAACGCCGGCCGGAGTGCCGCGTGA
- a CDS encoding DUF6950 family protein, with amino-acid sequence MIELKRRELWIGPFCDVFDDIRRKPFAWAQNDCGQLAIASVIAITGAELPVPDQGDYNDAVSAYRLMRAAGFEDLADFAASLLPEHDHPVDAQTGDIAAIPTDTQFRHVLGVFDFDRIWVMGEAGLASVDREKAVRAFRVG; translated from the coding sequence ATGATTGAGCTGAAGCGCCGCGAACTCTGGATCGGACCCTTCTGCGATGTCTTCGACGACATCCGCCGGAAGCCGTTCGCCTGGGCGCAGAACGATTGCGGACAGCTTGCCATTGCATCCGTGATCGCCATCACCGGCGCCGAGCTGCCCGTGCCCGATCAGGGCGACTATAACGATGCCGTGTCGGCCTATCGTCTGATGCGCGCGGCCGGCTTTGAGGATCTGGCCGACTTCGCCGCGTCGTTGCTTCCCGAACATGACCATCCGGTTGATGCGCAGACAGGCGATATCGCCGCTATTCCGACGGATACGCAGTTCCGCCACGTGCTCGGCGTGTTCGACTTCGATCGGATCTGGGTGATGGGCGAGGCGGGCCTTGCTAGCGTCGATCGCGAGAAGGCGGTTCGCGCCTTCAGGGTGGGCTGA